One window of the Nocardia huaxiensis genome contains the following:
- a CDS encoding HNH endonuclease produces MKQRHGGRHGHPTAQHEARTHRQLQPADVHNRGSGATPLHVLSDHSYPGAHHDHGHHDSVHHAHRPPEPAPGSTWSKRRVLLLNATYEPLTALSARRAIVLLICDKADTVHDNPEGPVVHSAGTSVALPSVIRLRTYVRVPYRARVPMTRAALMHRDRFRCAYCGGKAETIDHVIPRSRGGAHSWENCVASCAPCNHRKADKLLSELGWQLHHPLESPKGPHWRLLSASSELDPMWLQYLGEGAA; encoded by the coding sequence ATGAAGCAACGGCACGGCGGCCGTCACGGTCACCCGACAGCGCAACACGAGGCGCGCACGCATCGACAACTCCAGCCCGCCGACGTCCACAATCGTGGGTCGGGGGCTACTCCGCTGCATGTCTTGTCCGACCATTCGTATCCGGGTGCGCACCACGATCATGGTCATCACGATTCCGTCCATCACGCGCATCGCCCGCCCGAGCCGGCTCCCGGCTCCACCTGGTCCAAACGCCGCGTTCTGCTGCTGAACGCCACCTACGAGCCGCTCACCGCCCTGTCCGCGCGTCGCGCCATCGTGCTGCTGATCTGCGACAAGGCCGATACCGTGCACGACAATCCCGAAGGCCCGGTTGTCCATTCCGCCGGCACCTCGGTGGCGCTGCCCTCGGTCATCCGGTTGCGCACCTATGTGCGTGTCCCCTACCGCGCTCGCGTGCCCATGACCCGTGCCGCCCTCATGCACCGTGATCGTTTCCGCTGCGCCTACTGCGGCGGCAAGGCCGAAACCATCGACCATGTGATTCCGCGCAGTCGCGGGGGCGCGCATTCCTGGGAGAACTGCGTCGCCTCCTGCGCCCCGTGCAATCACCGCAAGGCCGACAAACTGCTGAGCGAACTCGGCTGGCAACTGCATCACCCGCTCGAATCCCCCAAGGGTCCGCACTGGCGGCTGCTCTCGGCCAGCTCCGAACTGGATCCCATGTGGTTGCAGTACCTCGGCGAGGGCGCGGCCTGA
- a CDS encoding helix-turn-helix domain-containing protein encodes MTADDITPTAAANPQEHIAAALRRERARAGLSLTEVAKRAGIAKSTLSQLESGAGNPSVETLWALCVALGIQFAQLFELPPRPRVQVIRADEGTVVFSEHADYRSILLSAAPPNVRRDFYRITAEPGEPRRSEPHMPGVMEHVVLGAGRALVGLSEAPEELGPGDYIAYPGDLPHLFQALEPGTWATMVLEST; translated from the coding sequence ATGACTGCCGACGACATCACTCCGACCGCTGCTGCGAATCCGCAGGAGCATATTGCCGCCGCGCTGCGTCGGGAGCGGGCGCGTGCCGGGCTCTCGCTGACCGAGGTGGCCAAGCGGGCGGGCATTGCGAAATCCACTCTGTCCCAACTGGAGTCGGGGGCGGGGAATCCCAGTGTGGAGACGCTGTGGGCGCTGTGTGTGGCGCTGGGGATTCAGTTCGCGCAGCTGTTCGAGCTGCCGCCGCGGCCGCGCGTGCAGGTGATCCGGGCCGATGAGGGGACGGTGGTCTTCTCCGAGCACGCGGATTACCGGTCGATTCTGCTGTCGGCCGCGCCGCCCAATGTGCGACGCGACTTCTACCGCATCACCGCCGAACCCGGCGAACCCCGGCGGTCCGAGCCGCACATGCCCGGCGTCATGGAGCATGTGGTGCTCGGTGCGGGCCGGGCTCTCGTCGGCCTGAGTGAGGCTCCCGAAGAGCTCGGCCCGGGTGACTACATCGCCTATCCCGGCGATCTGCCGCATCTGTTCCAGGCGCTGGAGCCGGGCACCTGGGCCACCATGGTGCTCGAATCCACCTAG
- a CDS encoding alpha/beta fold hydrolase, producing the protein MNIARITHGFVDVDGVRVFYRDTGPQDGIPVLLLHGFPSASHQYRRLMDTLGSRYRLVAPDYPGFGHTEAPADFVYSFDRLADVVEGFLAALEVDRFVLYTFDFGGPIGLRLATRNPAAIAGLIVQNANVYDEGLSDMARATIAAPADALGDLFTLPVTRGQYEGGTTRPELIAPDGWTLDQHFLDLPGRKDAQLALALDYHTNLAHYAEWQSWLREHQPPTLILWGRNDAFFPEAGAHAYLRDLPAAQVHLFETGHFALEENLPEIAPLIDVFVGDLFEDKPMKLAIIGGRGNLGSAVAREAAARGIQITLLDRDTMDVTDVASITRAVAGHDAVVAAIKGADRLVPRGAEALLEALPLAGVQRLVFLGGGGSLEYAPGQRFVDAPDFPAQYFETARDQSEALDIFRRSGSAVRWSYVSPPPVHLVPGEATGTYRAQARDTPIADANGESRISVGDYASAIVDALEEGSFIGERFTVSY; encoded by the coding sequence GGTTTCCCGAGCGCCTCACACCAGTACCGACGCCTCATGGACACCCTCGGATCCCGGTATCGCCTGGTCGCCCCGGACTATCCCGGGTTCGGGCACACCGAAGCCCCGGCCGATTTCGTGTACTCCTTCGACCGTCTCGCCGATGTGGTCGAAGGTTTCCTCGCCGCACTCGAGGTGGACCGATTCGTGCTCTACACCTTCGACTTCGGCGGCCCGATCGGATTGCGCCTGGCCACCCGCAACCCGGCGGCGATCGCCGGGCTGATCGTGCAGAACGCCAACGTCTACGACGAGGGCCTGTCCGATATGGCCCGGGCAACGATCGCCGCGCCCGCCGACGCGCTCGGTGACCTGTTCACCCTGCCGGTCACCCGTGGCCAGTACGAAGGCGGCACCACCCGACCCGAGCTGATCGCGCCCGACGGATGGACCCTGGACCAGCACTTCCTCGACCTACCCGGCCGCAAGGACGCCCAGCTCGCCCTCGCGCTGGACTACCACACCAACCTCGCCCACTACGCCGAGTGGCAGAGCTGGCTGCGCGAACATCAGCCGCCGACGTTGATTTTGTGGGGCCGCAACGACGCCTTCTTCCCTGAGGCAGGCGCGCATGCCTACCTGCGTGACCTACCCGCCGCTCAGGTGCATCTCTTCGAGACCGGGCACTTCGCGCTCGAGGAGAACCTGCCCGAGATCGCCCCCCTCATCGACGTATTCGTCGGTGACCTGTTCGAGGACAAGCCCATGAAACTCGCCATCATCGGTGGCCGCGGAAACCTCGGCAGTGCCGTCGCCCGCGAAGCCGCGGCCCGCGGAATCCAGATCACCCTGCTCGACCGCGACACCATGGACGTGACCGATGTCGCCTCGATCACCCGCGCGGTCGCCGGACACGACGCAGTGGTCGCCGCGATCAAAGGCGCCGACCGGCTGGTCCCCCGCGGCGCCGAGGCACTGCTCGAGGCGCTCCCGCTGGCCGGGGTGCAACGATTGGTGTTCCTCGGCGGCGGTGGCAGCCTCGAGTACGCGCCCGGTCAGCGCTTCGTCGACGCTCCCGACTTCCCCGCCCAATACTTTGAGACCGCACGCGACCAGTCCGAGGCGCTGGACATCTTCCGGCGCTCCGGCTCGGCGGTCCGCTGGTCCTACGTCAGCCCGCCGCCGGTGCACCTGGTTCCCGGCGAGGCCACCGGAACCTACCGGGCGCAGGCACGCGACACGCCGATCGCCGATGCGAACGGTGAAAGCCGGATCAGCGTAGGCGATTACGCGAGCGCCATCGTCGACGCGCTCGAAGAAGGCTCGTTCATCGGCGAACGCTTCACCGTCTCCTACTGA
- a CDS encoding globin, whose product MTSGEQQTATSFYEAVGGADTFQRLVAAFYREVKDDEVLRPLYPEEDLGPAERRLRMFLEQYWGGPRTYSDERGHPRLRMRHQPFKVGPIERDAWLRAMHIAVAEIEPEVLDDQHRKQLLDYLEMAANSLMNSPF is encoded by the coding sequence GTGACTTCGGGTGAGCAGCAGACTGCGACTTCCTTCTACGAGGCCGTCGGCGGGGCGGATACGTTCCAGCGGCTGGTGGCGGCGTTCTACCGCGAGGTGAAGGACGACGAGGTGCTGCGGCCGCTGTATCCGGAGGAGGATCTCGGTCCGGCGGAGCGGCGGCTGCGCATGTTCCTCGAGCAGTACTGGGGTGGGCCGCGCACGTACTCCGACGAGCGTGGGCATCCGCGGCTGCGTATGCGGCATCAGCCGTTCAAGGTCGGTCCGATCGAGCGCGATGCCTGGCTGCGCGCCATGCACATCGCGGTCGCGGAGATCGAGCCCGAGGTGCTCGACGACCAGCACCGCAAGCAGCTGCTCGACTACCTGGAGATGGCGGCGAATTCGCTCATGAACTCGCCCTTCTGA
- a CDS encoding multidrug effflux MFS transporter: MTTKVHRPAVPGLALILGALTALGPLSIDLYLPALPDLSRELATAASSVQLTLTACLIGLALGQAIAGPCSDRFGRRRPLLIGVSSYALAALLCTVAPSVELLIVARLIQGLAGGAAIVIARAIVRDLHEGARAARLFSTLMQISGVAPILAPLAGGLLLKATSWRGLFLVMAGLSVVLVVAVVRLPETNPGRGDTPMLRTLLRVSAAPTFAGYALVGGLSFAAMFAYIAGSPFVLCEIYGLSPTAFSVVFAVNGLGIIVAGRVANSIQRWSSRTVLAFGVVISVVGGVLAAVAVFANVGLPLLLSGFFLVVASIGVIMPNTVSLALSTVPAAAAGSASALLGLAQFVLGGMIAPMVGIAGPHDARPLVCALVILPCCAALVLARWTGVGGRASGANTVAAAR; encoded by the coding sequence GTGACCACCAAGGTCCACCGGCCGGCCGTCCCCGGCCTCGCGCTGATCCTCGGGGCGTTGACCGCACTCGGTCCCCTGTCGATCGACCTCTACCTGCCCGCGTTACCAGACCTGAGCCGCGAGCTCGCCACCGCGGCGTCCTCGGTTCAGCTGACCCTGACCGCGTGTCTGATCGGCTTGGCTCTCGGCCAGGCGATCGCGGGTCCGTGCAGCGACCGTTTCGGACGACGCCGGCCCCTGCTCATCGGGGTGAGCAGCTACGCGCTCGCCGCACTGCTGTGCACGGTTGCGCCGAGCGTGGAATTGCTGATCGTCGCCAGGCTGATTCAGGGGCTCGCCGGCGGAGCGGCGATCGTGATCGCCCGCGCGATCGTGCGCGACCTCCATGAGGGGGCTCGCGCCGCGCGCCTTTTCAGCACGCTGATGCAGATCAGTGGAGTCGCACCGATTCTCGCGCCGCTGGCAGGCGGGCTGCTGCTGAAGGCGACCTCGTGGCGTGGGCTGTTCCTGGTGATGGCGGGATTGAGCGTCGTGCTGGTCGTCGCCGTCGTGCGATTGCCGGAAACGAATCCGGGTCGCGGCGATACTCCGATGCTCCGCACACTGCTGCGAGTGAGCGCGGCACCCACCTTCGCCGGCTACGCCCTGGTCGGCGGGTTGTCCTTCGCGGCGATGTTCGCCTACATCGCGGGTTCCCCGTTCGTCCTGTGCGAGATCTACGGGCTGTCACCTACCGCATTCAGCGTGGTTTTCGCAGTCAATGGGTTGGGCATTATCGTCGCCGGTCGGGTGGCGAACAGCATCCAGCGCTGGTCATCTCGCACTGTGCTGGCCTTCGGTGTGGTGATCTCGGTGGTCGGCGGCGTGCTCGCGGCCGTCGCGGTGTTCGCCAACGTTGGTCTGCCACTTCTGCTTTCCGGGTTCTTTCTGGTCGTCGCATCGATCGGTGTGATCATGCCGAACACCGTGTCGCTCGCGTTGTCCACCGTGCCGGCCGCGGCGGCGGGCAGCGCATCGGCCCTGCTGGGCTTGGCGCAGTTCGTCCTGGGCGGGATGATCGCGCCGATGGTCGGCATTGCCGGGCCGCATGACGCCAGGCCCCTGGTGTGCGCTCTGGTCATTCTTCCCTGCTGTGCGGCGCTGGTCCTCGCACGTTGGACCGGTGTCGGCGGCCGCGCGAGCGGGGCGAACACGGTCGCCGCAGCGCGTTGA